The Candidatus Eisenbacteria bacterium genome segment AAGGGGGGAGGGATTGAAGGTTCTCACACGAACGATTCAGGAGTCGAGGAAGGCGGCGTTCGGTAAGACGATGTTCGGAAGGGTGCGGAGGATTCATCTGGTCGGCATCGGCGGGACCGGGATGAGTGGGATCGCGGAGATCCTCCTCAACCTCGGCTTCGAAGTGACCGGCTCCGACCTCCGGCGTACCGATGTGACCGAGCGCCTCGAGGGGCTCGGTGCGGAGATCGTCGAGGGGCACGAATCGGACCTCGTCTGCGAGGCGCACGTCGTCGTCGTCTCCTCCGCGATCCGAAAGGAGAACCCAGAGGTTCGGAAGGCGGCCGAGGCGGGGATCGCGGTCATCCCGCGCGCCGAGCTCCTCGCGGAGCTGATGCGCGTGAAGCGCGGCATCGCGATCGGCGGGGCGCACGGGAAGACGACGACCACGTGGCTCACCGCCCTCGTTCTCGCCGAAGCGGATCTCGATCCGACGATCGTCGTCGGGGGGCGCCTCAAGCAGCTCGGGACGAACGCGAAGCTCGGGGGGGGCGAGTTCCTCGTCGCGGAGGCGGACGAGAGCGACGGAACCTTCCTCATGCTTGCCCCCACGATCGCGGTCGCGACGAACATCGATAGGGAGCACCTGGACTTCTATCCGGATCTCGACGCGATCCGCGAGGCGTTTCTCCGCTTCCTGAACCGGGTCCCCTTCTTCGGCGTCGCGATCGTGAACGGGGACGATCCGGAGCTTCGCTCGCTTCTCCCGTCGATCGCGAGGCGGACGATGACCTACGGGATGGAGGAGAACGCCGAGGTGCGCGCGGAGAACCTCCGTCCCTCGGGGCGGTCGATCCGCTTCACGGTCCGCGCGCGCGGCGAGAAGCTCGGGGAGATCGCGCTTCACGTGCCCGGAAGGCACAACGTGCTGAACGCGCTCGCCGCCGTCTCGGTCGGCATCGAGCTCGAGATCCCCTTCGCGAAGATCGCATCCGGCCTCGAGAGCTTCCGCGGGATCCACCGCCGGCTCGAGGTGCGCGGAGAGCGCGCGGGACGGCTCGTGATCGACGACTACGGGCATCATCCGACCGAGGTGCGCGCGACTCTTCGCGCGCTCCGCGAGGCGTACCCCGGAAGGCGGCTCGTGGTCCTCTTCCAGCCCCACCGGTACACGCGGACAAGCGCGCTTCTCGCCGAGTTCGCGACCGCTTTCGAGGAGGCGCAACTCCTTTTTCTCCTAGACATTTACCCCGCCGGGGAGGTACCGGTCCCCGGTGTGGATTCGGGGCTGCTCGCGCGCGCGATCGCGGAGACCGGGAAGAAGAGCGCCGAGTGGATCCGCGACCGGAGGGAGGCTGCGGCCCGTCTCGCCGAGGCGAGCGCTTCCGGAGATCTCATCCTCACGCTCGGAGCGGGGGACGTGATTCGGCATGGGGACGAAATTCTTGAGGAGTTAAGCAAACGGGAAGGTCCGGAGGAAGGGAAGCGGGAGTGATCCTGGTGGCGCGCATGCGGAAGAAGGAGATCGAACAGAGGCTCGGCGAGATCGTGCGCGGGCGGATCGCGGCGGACGAGCCGATCGCATCTCATACCACGCTCGGCGTCGGCGGGCCCGCCGATTGGATGGTCTCTCCGCGAAGCGTCGAGGAGCTGCGCGGCGTGCTTCGTCTTCTCGCCGAGAACGAAGTGCCGCGCCTCGTCCTCGGGGGCGGGTCGGACATCGTCGTCCGGGACGGCGGCTTTCGCGGGGTTTGCATCGCGCTCGCGCGGAATCTCTCGGGCGCCACGATCGCCGGAGACCGGACGATCGAAGCGATGGCGGGGGAGACGCTCGCCTCGCTTCTCCGTCTCTCGCGCGAGGCTTCCCTCTCCGGGCTCGAGTTCACCGTGACGATTCCGGGAACGGTCGGCGGCGGGGTCGTCATGAACGTCGGCGCGTTCGGCTCTTCGTTCGCCGATCTCCTGGAGGCGATCACGGTCATCGACGGGACCGGGCACGAACGGACGATCGAGAGAGGAACGATCCGCGCCGCGTACCGCCGCATCGATCTTCCCGAGGGGGCGGTCGTCGTGCGGGCGCGTTTCCGCCTCGAGCCGGAAGCGCGCGATCGGATCGAGGAAGCGGTCGACCGAAACCGGGAGCATCGTCTGCGCACGCAGCCGCTCGGCGAGGCGAGCGCGGGCTGCATCTTCAAGAACCCGTCCCCCGCGGAGCCGGCCGGGCGTCTGATCGACCAAGCGGGCCTCAAGGGGCTCCGCTTCGGCGGCGCGTCGGTCTCGGCGCTTCATGCCAACTACATCGTCAACGACGGAACCGCGACCGCGCGCGACGTCCTCGCGCTGATCGAGGAAGTGCGCCGGCGGGTCCGCGAAACGCACGGCGTCGTGCTCGAGCCGGAAGTGCGGATCGTGGGGGATGAATGACGGCGCGAGCGGAACGGGCGAAGCGAAGGGCTTGGATCCGATGGGCGTCGGGGATTGCGCTCCTCGCGGTCGTGACGGCGCTCGCTTTCGGGATCGAGAAGGGGCGGCGCTGGCTTCTCGCCGACGGGCGTTTCCCCGTGACGGAAATTCGCGTCCTCGGGAACGAGCTTCTCTACGAGGGGGAAGTTCTCGCGACCGCCGGGGTCGAGAGGGGCGTGAACATCCTCACGGTCCGCGCGGGCGAGGTCGAGGGGCGTCTCCTCGCGTCGGGATGGATCCGCGAGGCGCGCGTGCGGAGGCGGCCGCCGGGGCGAGTTCTCGTCGAGATCGAAGAGCGCCGCCCGTGGCTTCTTCGTCCCGGAGAGCCGGCCGCATTCCTCGACCGCGAGGGGCGCGCCTTTCCCGCGATGGGGAAGGAGGAAACGCTCGACCTTCCGATCCTCGCCGATCGGTCGGGAGCCCCCCGCTCGGTCGTGGCGCGTCTCGCCGAGGCGTTTCCGCCGGGCGATCCGTGGTTCGCGGAGAACGTGCTCGAGGTCGCCGTGGACGCGCGCGGCTCGATCGTCCTTGTCGAGCGTACGCACGGCGCGCGCATCCGGTTCGGCGACTCCGGCTTCGTCGAGCGGGCGGCGCGCCTCCGTTCCGTGCTCGAGGAATGGGCGAAGACGGGAGAGGCGTACGAGGAGATCGACCTCCGGTACGAGGGGCAGGCGATCGCGCGAAGGCCGATTCCGCCGGCGGAGGCGGATGCGAAGGAATCGTCCGAGAAGGAAGAAGACTCAACGCGCAGGAAATCGGTTTAGGAGAAAAGGAATAGGCAGAAGCACCGGACCTCTTCGAGGACGTTAGGAGACGAGACGATGGCGGGAGACAACCTGATTACGGGGATCGACATCGGCACCACGAAGGTGTCCACCGTGATCGCCGAATGCGAACCCGGGAGGGTTCCGAAGATCATCGGCGTGGGGATGAGCCGCTCCGAGGGGGTGAAGCGCGGAGCGGTGGTGAACGTGGAGAAGACCGTCGAGGCGGTCATGCGCTCGGTCGAGGAGGCGGAGCGGATGGCCGGGACGAAGACGGAGCGCGCGTACGTCGGGATCGCCGGATCGCACATTCAGGGGATCATGAGCACCGCGGTGATCGCCGTCTCCCGCTCGGAGGACGAGATCACGGGCGAGGACCTCGGGCGCGTGCTCGAGCAGGCGCGGGCGATCCCGCTCTCCTCCGACCGCCGCATCCTTCATGTCCTTCCGATCGAGTTCGCCGTCGACGACCAGGACGGAATCCGCAACCCGGTCGGCATGTCCGGAGTCCGTCTCGAGGCGGCCGTCCACATCGTGACGGCGGCCGCGACCTCGGCGCGCAACGTCGAGAAATGCGTCCAGCGCGCCGGGCTCGAGGTGAAGGAGCTCGTGCTCGAGTCGTACGCGTCGAGCTTCTCGGTGCTCGAGGACGAGGAGAAGGAGCTCGGCGTTCTTCTCGTCGATCTCGGCGGCGGGACGACCGACTTCACGCTCTTTCTCGGGGGGACTCTCCGCTACACCGGGACGATCGGGCTCGGAGGCGAGAACGTGACGAGCGATCTGGCGATCGGTCTCCGAACGCCGCTCTCGGAAGCGGAGGATCTCAAGATCCGGCACGGCCACTCGATCGCCTCCCGCGTCTCCGCGGAGCGGGAGATCGAGATCCCCGGGATCGGCGGACGCGCGGACCGCGTCCTCTCGCACCAAGTCCTCTGTTCGATCATCGAGTCGCGCATGGAGGAGATCCTCGATCTCACCGGCCGCGAGGCCCGCAAGACCGAGGTTCTCGATCTGTTGGGGGGCGGGGTCGTGCTGACCGGCGGGTCGGCGCTTCTTCCGGGAGTCGCCGAGATGGCGGAGACGATTCTCGAGATGCCGGTGAAGATCGGCGCGCCGGTGCGGATCGGGGGCCTCGTGGACGAGGTGAGCTCGTCTCGATTCGCGACCGCCGTCGGGCTCGTGCAATACGGGTGGGCGAGGGAAGGCCGCGATCTCCGGCGGGGGAACGGCCGCGGAAACGGGATTCATCGCGTACGAAACATGCTTCGCGCGTTTGTCGATCAGTTCTGACCGAAGGGAGGGGAAGAAGGTGTTCGAGTTCGTGAACGAACAAGCGGAAGGCGCCCGGATCAAGGTGGTCGGCGTCGGAGGGGCCGGCGGAAACGCCGTGAACCGAATGGTCGGCGCCGGAGTGACCGGCGTCGACTTCGTGGCGCTCAACACGGACGCGCAGGCGCTCCAGATGTCGGAGGCCCCGTATCGGATCCAGATCGGGGAGAAGACGACGAGCGGACGAGGCTCCGGAGGCCTTCCGGAGGTGGGGCGGAAGGCGATCGAAGAGAGCCGCGAGATGCTCTACGACATGTTCGAGGGGGCGGAGATGGTCTTCGTGACCGGCGGGATGGGGGGCGGCACCGGAACCGGCGCCTCGCCCGTCGTCGCCGAGGTGGCGCGCGAGATCGGCGCGCTCACGGTCGGGGTCGTGACCAAGCCGTTCGAGTTCGAGGGGCGGCAGCGGATGCGGCACGCCGAAGAGGGGATCGCGGAGCTCCGCACGATGGTCGACACGCTCATCGTGATCCCGAACCAGAGGCTTCTCACGATCGCCGCGCACGACGTGACCTTCCTCGACGCCTTCGCGATGGCGGACGAGGTTCTCCTTCGCGCGACGCGCGGAATCTCGGAGCTGATCACGAAGCCGGCGCTCGTCAACCTCGACTTCGCGG includes the following:
- a CDS encoding FtsQ-type POTRA domain-containing protein, translated to MTARAERAKRRAWIRWASGIALLAVVTALAFGIEKGRRWLLADGRFPVTEIRVLGNELLYEGEVLATAGVERGVNILTVRAGEVEGRLLASGWIREARVRRRPPGRVLVEIEERRPWLLRPGEPAAFLDREGRAFPAMGKEETLDLPILADRSGAPRSVVARLAEAFPPGDPWFAENVLEVAVDARGSIVLVERTHGARIRFGDSGFVERAARLRSVLEEWAKTGEAYEEIDLRYEGQAIARRPIPPAEADAKESSEKEEDSTRRKSV
- a CDS encoding UDP-N-acetylmuramate--L-alanine ligase; its protein translation is MFGRVRRIHLVGIGGTGMSGIAEILLNLGFEVTGSDLRRTDVTERLEGLGAEIVEGHESDLVCEAHVVVVSSAIRKENPEVRKAAEAGIAVIPRAELLAELMRVKRGIAIGGAHGKTTTTWLTALVLAEADLDPTIVVGGRLKQLGTNAKLGGGEFLVAEADESDGTFLMLAPTIAVATNIDREHLDFYPDLDAIREAFLRFLNRVPFFGVAIVNGDDPELRSLLPSIARRTMTYGMEENAEVRAENLRPSGRSIRFTVRARGEKLGEIALHVPGRHNVLNALAAVSVGIELEIPFAKIASGLESFRGIHRRLEVRGERAGRLVIDDYGHHPTEVRATLRALREAYPGRRLVVLFQPHRYTRTSALLAEFATAFEEAQLLFLLDIYPAGEVPVPGVDSGLLARAIAETGKKSAEWIRDRREAAARLAEASASGDLILTLGAGDVIRHGDEILEELSKREGPEEGKRE
- the murB gene encoding UDP-N-acetylmuramate dehydrogenase; its protein translation is MILVARMRKKEIEQRLGEIVRGRIAADEPIASHTTLGVGGPADWMVSPRSVEELRGVLRLLAENEVPRLVLGGGSDIVVRDGGFRGVCIALARNLSGATIAGDRTIEAMAGETLASLLRLSREASLSGLEFTVTIPGTVGGGVVMNVGAFGSSFADLLEAITVIDGTGHERTIERGTIRAAYRRIDLPEGAVVVRARFRLEPEARDRIEEAVDRNREHRLRTQPLGEASAGCIFKNPSPAEPAGRLIDQAGLKGLRFGGASVSALHANYIVNDGTATARDVLALIEEVRRRVRETHGVVLEPEVRIVGDE
- the ftsZ gene encoding cell division protein FtsZ, with amino-acid sequence MFEFVNEQAEGARIKVVGVGGAGGNAVNRMVGAGVTGVDFVALNTDAQALQMSEAPYRIQIGEKTTSGRGSGGLPEVGRKAIEESREMLYDMFEGAEMVFVTGGMGGGTGTGASPVVAEVAREIGALTVGVVTKPFEFEGRQRMRHAEEGIAELRTMVDTLIVIPNQRLLTIAAHDVTFLDAFAMADEVLLRATRGISELITKPALVNLDFADVKTIMKNMGNAIMGTGTAGGEGRATQATNQAISSPLLEDVSIAGARGVLISVSGGPDMTLHEVNEAVSMVCESAGSDAHIIFGALVSEEYRGEVRVTVVATGIGAHESLRPRAIPCENRVRKLEPVAEIPDLQRPAIFRREGMLARWKTQMRQARRRDEDDDLDSPTFLRVQAD
- the ftsA gene encoding cell division protein FtsA translates to MAGDNLITGIDIGTTKVSTVIAECEPGRVPKIIGVGMSRSEGVKRGAVVNVEKTVEAVMRSVEEAERMAGTKTERAYVGIAGSHIQGIMSTAVIAVSRSEDEITGEDLGRVLEQARAIPLSSDRRILHVLPIEFAVDDQDGIRNPVGMSGVRLEAAVHIVTAAATSARNVEKCVQRAGLEVKELVLESYASSFSVLEDEEKELGVLLVDLGGGTTDFTLFLGGTLRYTGTIGLGGENVTSDLAIGLRTPLSEAEDLKIRHGHSIASRVSAEREIEIPGIGGRADRVLSHQVLCSIIESRMEEILDLTGREARKTEVLDLLGGGVVLTGGSALLPGVAEMAETILEMPVKIGAPVRIGGLVDEVSSSRFATAVGLVQYGWAREGRDLRRGNGRGNGIHRVRNMLRAFVDQF